Proteins encoded in a region of the Terriglobia bacterium genome:
- a CDS encoding helix-turn-helix domain-containing protein, whose translation MKDERLEVTRGSGNIFRDVGHQNADAEQLKAILAAEIIKALGRDGLSVREAHDRTGIAAADFSRIRHADLGRFTIDRLMSIINRLGSRIEMKVRVRRAETCAREARV comes from the coding sequence ATGAAAGACGAAAGGCTGGAAGTGACGCGGGGGAGCGGGAATATATTCCGCGATGTGGGTCACCAGAACGCGGACGCGGAGCAACTCAAGGCCATCCTGGCTGCTGAAATCATCAAGGCGCTCGGTCGAGACGGCTTGAGCGTGCGGGAGGCGCACGATCGCACGGGGATTGCCGCGGCCGATTTCTCGCGCATCCGCCATGCGGACCTGGGGCGGTTCACCATTGATCGCCTCATGTCGATCATCAACCGCCTGGGGTCACGCATCGAGATGAAAGTTCGGGTGCGGAGGGCTGA